The Microplitis mediator isolate UGA2020A chromosome 8, iyMicMedi2.1, whole genome shotgun sequence genome has a window encoding:
- the LOC130673082 gene encoding serine/arginine repetitive matrix protein 2-like, whose product MFHSPPTTRPTNLDTTWQNNRFMEQISTLTDQVNRTIEQRLIPTNQNNRTTEERPISITPPLIFRTGTTPLASPTPSNRERSISTCFEAMQEHASLSAERRRLEAIEREMARQIEALRSQEEAVAAARRKLTAQTPSSVGYESGYEWINDLESKQIREFLLTLNASVSGTEESRRDRLYRALRRKRHADTPWTINDQPAAITTGNNYEQRPPNEPKNESIREDTDSSSGYSSSDSKRSTTPTSSISSTPTSITPPEMTPTILPKSTPTISPIPTPTTSPNTTSTTSQTPISNPSSKLTSNIPPKTTLTSIISPTTTPTSKMSPKSTIPPKSTPYISPKPTTLPKTTSTSIITPKTTPTSKISPTPKSIISPKPAPRSRRADLRPTIEMKRRGKCFNCRQAGHGHHDCPKPRRSGYCWSCGAENGPNPTCWTCNRYWSRSRNDQAEQRMPTNRLPPNDRPNNDRRSIDYYRTKNRTDQTTNRTSKSGYEVQPDDQTGKRPRRTTTDQREQIDQTPRNPVSMSGGRFCNMRKIRHRPVV is encoded by the coding sequence ATGTTCCATTCACCGCCAACGACTCGACCGACCAATCTGGACACGACATGGCAGAACAATCGATTCATGGAACAGATATCCACACTGACCGACCAGGTCAACCGAACAATCGAACAACGACTGATACCGACCAATCAGAACAATCGAACAACCGAAGAACGACCGATATCGATCACACCACCGCTGATTTTCCGAACCGGAACGACGCCACTTGCTTCACCGACACCGTCTAATCGAGAAAGATCGATCAGTACTTGCTTTGAGGCTATGCAAGAACATGCTAGCCTATCCGCTGAGAGAAGACGCCTAGAAGCCATTGAACGAGAGATGGCCCGACAAATCGAAGCCCTCCGTTCCCAGGAGGAAGCTGTCGCAGCTGCACGGCGCAAGCTGACAGCTCAAACACCGAGTTCGGTAGGATACGAATCCGGTTACGAATGGATCAACGACTTAGAATCGAAGCAGATACGCGAATTCCTGCTTACACTAAATGCTAGCGTTTCAGGAACCGAAGAATCTCGACGTGACCGACTATATCGTGCGCTACGAAGAAAGCGACACGCCGACACACCTTGGACAATCAACGACCAACCAGCAGCGATTACGACCGGGAACAATTATGAACAACGTCCACCGAACGAACCGAAGAACGAATCGATAAGAGAAGACACCGATTCTAGCAGTGGTTACTCATCGAGTGATTCAAAACGATCAACGACACCGACATCGAGTATTTCCTCGACACCGACATCGATAACACCTCCAGAAATGACACCGACAATACTGCCAAAATCGACACCGACTATATCGCCGATACCGACACCGACAACATCGCCAAATACGACATCGACAACATCGCAAACACCGATATCAAATCCATCGTCGAAATTAACATCGAATATACCGCCGAAAACGACATTGACATCGATTATATCGCCGACGACGACACCGACATCGAAAATGTCACCGAAATCGACTATACCGCCAAAATCGACACCGTATATATCGCCGAAACCGACAACATTACCGAAAACGACATCGACATCAATTATAACGCCGAAAACGACACCGACATCGAAAATATCGCCGACACCGAAATCGATTATATCGCCGAAACCGGCCCCGAGAAGCCGACGAGCCGATTTGAGACCGACAATCGAAATGAAGCGTCGTGGTAAGTGCTTCAATTGTCGACAAGCAGGTCATGGTCATCATGACTGCCCGAAACCACGCCGATCTGGATATTGCTGGTCCTGTGGTGCTGAAAACGGCCCAAACCCGACTTGCTGGACTTGCAACCGATACTGGTCAAGATCGAGGAATGACCAGGCCGAACAACGAATGCCGACCAACCGATTACCACCGAACGATAGACCGAACAACGACCGCCGATCCATCGACTACTACCGAACAAAGAACCGAACCGATCAAACGACCAACCGAACAAGCAAATCAGGTTACGAGGTTCAACCTGACGATCAAACCGGAAAACGACCACGAAGAACAACCACCGATCAACGCGAACAAATCGACCAAACACCTCGAAACCCCGTGTCAATGTCTGGGGGGAGGTTTTGTAACATGaggaaaattcgacatcgacccgtggtttaa